One window of Pyrus communis chromosome 12, drPyrComm1.1, whole genome shotgun sequence genomic DNA carries:
- the LOC137710513 gene encoding probable aspartyl protease At4g16563 codes for MASALFLILCCITHFSVSSSQPLFLPLTHTLSQNQFNSTPSLLKSTSARSAVRFHHHHNRHHYHRKTNQVSLPLTPGSDYTLSFTLNSNPPQPISLYMDTGSDLVWFPCSPFECILCEGKPNSTTPPPKIPPAAAVPCDTTSCSAAHSSLSPADLCAISRCPLDSIEISECSSFACPPFYYAYADGSFIAKLYKHSLSIPMSSPSLVLRNFTFGCSRSALGEPIGVAGFGRGLLSLPAQLSTTSPHLATQFSYCLVSHSFDQDRVRRPSPLILGPYDQKQKLLGDAGVGGESVEYVYTSMLDNPKHPYFYSIGLAGVSVGKRVFPAPETLKRVNENGNGGVVVDSGTTFTMLPQKFYNSLVAEFDRRVGRGHKRATQIEEQTGLGPCYYYDKVVEVPGVALHFVGNKSSVALPRRNYFYEFVDGGDGAGRKRKKVGCWMLMNGGDEAENSGGPGGVLGNYQQQGFEVVYDLEKHRVGFAKRQCGLLWDSLNQR; via the coding sequence ATGGCTTCTGCTCTGTTTCTAATACTCTGTTGCATCACGCACTTCTCCGTTTCATCCTCACAACCACTCTTTCTCCCTCTAACGCACACCCTCTCCCAAAACCAATTCAACAGTACCCCCAGCCTCCTCAAGTCCACCTCAGCGCGCTCCGCCGTCCgcttccaccaccaccacaaccgcCACCACTACCACCGTAAAACCAACCAAGTCTCCCTCCCCCTCACCCCCGGCAGCGACTACACTCTCTCCTTCACTCTCAACTCCAACCCTCCCCAACCCATCTCCCTCTACATGGACACCGGCAGCGACCTCGTCTGGTTCCCCTGCTCCCCCTTCGAATGCATTCTCTGCGAAGGCAAACCCAACTCCACAACCCCTCCTCCCAAAATCCCACCCGCCGCTGCTGTCCCATGCGACACCACCTCCTGCTCCGCCGCCCACTCATCCCTCTCCCCCGCCGATCTCTGCGCCATCTCCCGCTGCCCTCTCGACTCCATTGAAATCTCGGAATGCTCCTCCTTCGCCTGCCCGCCCTTCTACTACGCCTACGCCGACGGAAGCTTCATAGCCAAGCTCTACAAGCACAGCTTATCAATACCCATGTCATCTCCTTCTCTCGTTCTTCGAAACTTCACTTTTGGGTGTTCCCGTTCTGCCCTCGGCGAGCCGATTGGGGTGGCCGGGTTCGGACGCGGTTTGCTTTCTCTACCGGCCCAGTTATCCACCACCTCCCCCCACCTCGCCACCCAATTTTCATACTGCTTAGTTTCTCACTCATTTGACCAGGACCGAGTCCGCAGGCCGAGTCCACTCATTCTGGGACCCTACGACCAGAAGCAGAAGCTACTCGGGGACGCCGGCGTCGGCGGTGAGTCGGTTGAGTACGTCTACACCTCCATGCTCGACAACCCCAAACACCCTTATTTCTATTCCATTGGACTAGCCGGAGTCTCGGTGGGCAAAAGGgtttttccggcgccggagacTCTGAAAAGGGTCAACGAGAACGGGAACGGTGGTGTCGTCGTTGACTCGGGGACGACTTTCACTATGTTGCCTCAGAAGTTTTACAACTCACTGGTGGCCGAGTTCGACCGCCGAGTCGGGCGAGGCCACAAGCGGGCGACTCAGATTGAGGAACAAACCGGGCTCGGGCCGTGTTACTATTACGACAAGGTGGTGGAGGTTCCGGGCGTGGCGTTACATTTCGTGGGGAATAAATCCAGTGTGGCGCTGCCCAGGAGGAACTACTTTTACGAGTTTGTGGACGGCGGTGATGGGGCggggaggaagaggaagaaggtgGGGTGTTGGATGTTGATGAACGGCGGTGATGAGGCGGAGAATAGCGGTGGCCCCGGGGGTGTTTTGGGAAATTACCAGCAGCAGGGGTTTGAGGTGGTTTATGATTTGGAGAAGCATAGGGTTGGGTTTGCAAAGAGGCAATGTGGATTGCTTTGGGACAGTCTCAACCAGCGGTAG